Proteins from a genomic interval of Pecten maximus chromosome 13, xPecMax1.1, whole genome shotgun sequence:
- the LOC117340853 gene encoding uncharacterized protein LOC117340853, protein MKSFNKLCWMSALCFLGGVILWLATTNFSTITGSDTHRKPEPRKPEPRQEAPLMLQPLITEPGPELMIPEKEGRGTGGYLVYDCSHRHNKSCGGWSDRLTGILCTYVLAKLTNRTFLINFDNPCKLEDYFDFKSYDWRYNKTLLDHEPSQYYDYMNDKVKPLMSLLVRSNSTQPIKALFTKRVSFFRINWDITPEFRKFLHIDEYVPWISTLHFADINRYIYELFLKPKPFLYKAINTVYKTKKADKIFCAHIRMGRSSTFPRDSIVRKTPEEVRIMFDFIEKIDKRSHDLFLATDNIDIQKRFYSQYSGDLILDMPGRLTHIDQAFTGDVCEGFYKQLLDFLFLQTYCDKLVITNSGFSMVAAYLRDIPGGLYCWTPRAVITCSRYTIHDFFPLPLLGPPREYNAHGKITRLG, encoded by the coding sequence AGTTTCAACAAGTTGTGTTGGATGTCTGCTCTCTGCTTCCTGGGTGGTGTTATCCTGTGGCTGGCGACAACAAACTTCTCTACAATTACCGGATCTGATACCCATCGTAAACCGGAACCTCGTAAACCGGAACCTCGGCAAGAGGCACCACTAATGCTACAACCACTGATAACGGAACCGGGACCGGAACTGATGATACCGGAAAAGGAAGGTCGAGGTACAGGTGGTTACCTAGTGTACGACTGTAGCCATAGACATAACAAGTCATGTGGCGGCTGGTCAGACAGACTGACCGGTATATTGTGTACGTACGTGCTGGCAAAACTGACCAACAGAACTTTCCTTATCAATTTTGACAATCCTTGTAAACTGGAGGACTACTTCGATTTTAAGTCCTATGATTGGAGGTACAATAAGACCTTGTTAGATCACGAACCTTCCCAATATTATGATTACATGAACGACAAGGTCAAGCCACTCATGAGTCTGTTGGTAAGATCCAATTCCACACAACCCATAAAGGCCCTGTTTACCAAACGCGTCAGTTTTTTTCGGATTAACTGGGACATAACGCCTGAGTTTCGAAAATTTCTCCACATTGACGAGTACGTCCCATGGATATCAACACTCCACTTCGCTGATATAAATcgttatatatatgaattatttctCAAGCCGAAACCTTTCTTATACAAAGCGATCAATACTGTTTACAAAACCAAAAAAGCAGACAAAATATTTTGTGCCCACATCCGGATGGGGAGAAGTTCCACTTTCCCTAGGGATAGCATAGTACGGAAAACTCCAGAGGAAGTTCGGATCATGTTCGATTTTATAGAGAAAATCGACAAACGTTCTCATGACTTGTTTCTAGCTACagataacattgatatacaaaAACGGTTCTATAGTCAATACTCAGGAGACTTGATTTTAGACATGCCCGGCCGACTAACACATATAGACCAAGCGTTTACTGGCGATGTGTGTGAAGGTttttataaacaacttcttgacttcctgtttctaCAGACTTACTGTGACAAACTCGTCATCACCAACAGTGGGTTCAGTATGGTGGCCGCCTACCTCCGAGATATCCCCGGGGGACTCTACTGCTGGACTCCTCGCGCAGTCATCACGTGCTCTCGGTATACTATACACGACTTCTTCCCTTTACCATTACTGGGGCCCCCGAGGGAATACAACGCCCACGGGAAAATTACCCGACTCGGATGA